The stretch of DNA TCTGACCACCCGATCAGGCAGCGGTGCGTATCGACGAGATCACATCCACGATATCGTTAACGACCTTCTCCACCAGTGCCCGATCATCGCCCTCGGCCATGACGCGGATGAGCGGTTCAGTCCCCGAAGGGCGAATGACCAGCCGTCCTTGCTTACCCAGACGCTCCTGCGCCTCGTCGATGGCGCTCTTGACGTTCTTGTTTTCAAGCGGCTTACCGCCACTGGTACGAACGTTTTTCAAAAGCTGCGGCACCGGCTCGAAACGCCGACAGACTTCACTCAGCGGCTTTCCAATTTCCTGCACGACGGCCAAAATCTGCAAGGCAGAGATCAATCCGTCGCCTGTCGTGGCAAAATCCGACAGCACGATATGGCCGGATTGTTCACCGCCGACATTGAAACCATGCTCACGCATGTGCTCGACAACATAGCGGTCGCCGACTTTGGTGCGGGCAAGTGTCAGGTGATGATCAGCCAGAAAACGTTCAAGGCCAAGATTGGACATGATGGTTGCAACGATACCACCACCCGTCAGACGATCCGACTTTGCCCAGGATTCGGCAATCACCGCCATCAACTGGTCGCCATCAATCACGGTTCCCGTTTCATCGACCAGCAGCACACGGTCCGCATCGCCGTCCAGTGCGATACCGACATCGGCGCGCACTTCATGCACCTTTTTCATGAGGCCAATCGGATGGGTTGAGCCGCAATCCTCATTGATATTGATACCGTTCGGCTCGTCGTTAATGGTGATAACTTCCGCACCCAATTCCCAAAGGGCTGCGGGCGCCACCTTGTAGCCCGCCCCATTTGCACAGTCGATCACGATCCTGAGGCCCGCCAGTGATATATTTCGTGGCAGTGTGCGCTTGGCGAATTCGATATAGCGATAAATATCACCGTCAACGCGCTTGGCCTTGCCGATTGCACCATGGCTTGCCAGCAGCGACGACAGATCGCCTTCGATCCGCCGTTCGATTTCCTGTTCAAGCGCATCGGAGAGCTTGAAACCATCAGGACCAAACAATTTGATGCCATTATCGTAGAACGGATTATGTGACGCCGAAATCATCACGCCGATATCGGCGCGCAAGGAGCGGCAAAGCATCGCGACAGCGGGCGTCGGAATGGGTCCTAGCAAAAAAACGTCCATACCAGCAGCTGTAAAACCCGCGACAAGTGCGTTTTCAAGCATATAGCCCGAACGGCGTGTATCCTTGCCAATCACCACACGCGAGGTCTGGCCTGAATTACGGAAAATATGACCGACGGCCATACCGACCTTCATGGCAATATCTGGCGTCATGGGAAAACTGTTCGCCTGCCCGCGAATACCGTCGGTTCCAAAATATTTCCGTGTCATATTCTTAGCCTTACGTTGAGCCATGCCGTAATTTCCGCGCCGTCTAATATATGCCGCACATGAAATCCCGGCGCAACAATCGCAGATAGTGATTGAGTGCCAATGCATGCACCAGAGCGGTTTTTCCGATCTTCAATTAACGGAACCGCTCCATCTGTTTCATTCTCTGCATTACCAGGTACAAAACTTTTACTGAAAACACCCGGTATAGTTTATTATTCTCTAACCTGAAGAACGCGTATCTTATCAGTTTGCGCTCTCATATCCTAAAACGCATGTCCCTTGCAATTTCAACTTTTAGGCCGGGACATGGGAAACCACTTCGATTTTCATGATGCGCTGAAATCGTTAATCAAGCTTTGCGTGCGCAAACCTTACACTCTTGCACAAGAAAAAGCCGGGCATGATACCCGGCTTCTCCAATTTCAGTTCCGCACATCCACTTATTGCGGCTGCGGATTGGGCTCCATACCGGGCTCACCACCCTGATCACCAGTCTTGCGCTTGCGCGGCTTACCGGCTTTGGGAACACCTGAACCACGTGAAGGCGTATCATTGCCCTGATCGCGGGAAGGCTTATTGCCTGCAATCAGCTCCTTGATTTCGTCGCCGCTCAACGTTTCATATTCCAGAAGGCCCTCTGCCAACGCAATCCAGTCATCCTTCTTCTCGGTCAGGACGCGGGTTGCTTCGGCGTAAGCCTCGTCGATCAGGCGACGCACTTCGGCATCGATGATCTGTGCGGTTTCTTCCGACACATTCTGCGTACGAGAAACGGAATGGCCAAGGAAAACCTCTTCCTGATTATCACCATAGGCGACGCGACCGAGCTTGTCGGAAAAGCCCCACTGCGTAACCATGGAACGCGCAAGCTTGGTCGCCTGCTGAATATCAGAGGATGCACCGGAGGTTATGTTCTCCTTGCCAAATTTCAGCTCCTCCGCAACACGACCGCCCATCATGATCGCAAGGCGCGAAACCATCCAGGTGTAAGAGGCGGAATAACGATCGCCCTCTGGAAGCTGCATCACCATGCCGAGCGCACGACCACGCGGAATGATCGTCGCCTTATGGACAGGATCAGATTTCGGCACATTGATCGCAACAATCGCGTGACCTGCTTCGTGATAGGCCGTATTGGCCTTTTCTTCCTGCGTCATGGCGGAGCGGCGTTCCGCACCCATCATAATCTTGTCCTTGGCGTCTTCGAACTCCTGCATGGTAACGATGCGCTTGTTGCGACGTGCTGCCATAAGGGCCGCCTCATTGACGAGATTGGCAAGATCGGCACCGGAGAACCCCGGTGTGCCGCGTGCGACAACCCTGAGGTCGACATTGGGAGCGAGTGGCACATTGCGCACATGCACTTTGAGGATCTGTTCGCGACCAACGATATCCGGATTCGGCACCACAACCTGACGGTCGAAACGGCCTGGACGCAAGAGCGCAGGATCGAGAACGTCAGGACGGTTGGTGGCTGCGATCAGAATGATCGATTCATTGGCCTCGAACCCATCCATCTCGACCAGCAGCTGGTTGAGTGTCTGTTCGCGCTCGTCATTGCCACCGCCAAGACCGGCACCACGATGACGACCCACGGCATCGATTTCATCAATGAAGATGATGCAAGGCGCGTTCTTCTTGGCCTGTTCAAACATGTCGCGCACACGACTGGCGCCGACACCGACGAACATTTCCACGAAATCCGAGCCGGAAATAGTGAAGAAAGGCACATTGGCTTCGCCCGCGACTGAACGCGCAAGAAGCGTCTTACCGGTTCCGGGAGGGCCTACGAGCAGAACGCCACGCGGAATCTTGCCACCCAGACGCTGGAATTTCTGCGGATCGCGCAGGAATTCGACGATTTCTTCCAAATCTTGCTTGGCTTCCTCTACGCCCGCAACATCCTGAAACGTCACACGGCCATGCGCTTCGGTCAAAAGCTTGGCCTTGGACTTGCCAAAGCCCATGGCACCACGCGAACCACCCTGCATCTGACGCATGAAGAAAATCCACACACCCAGAATCAGGATCATCGGCAGCCATGAAAGTAGAATGCCGATCAGCGAACTCGAACCGTCGCTTTCAGGGCGTGCGGTGATGGCGATCTTTTTCTCTTCAAGCCGCGACACGAGGCCGGTATCGCCGGGTGAATAGGTCTGGAACGTCGATCCGTTATCGGCATAGGTGCCGCTGATCCGCTCCCCGGTGATCGTCACCGATTTCACGCGACCGTTCGATACGTCGTCAATAAACTGCGAATAGGAGACTTCGCGGGAATTAGCGCGCTGCCCCGGACTCTGGAACAGGTTGAACAGCGCGATCAGGAGCAGGGCAATGATCGCCCATAGGGCGAAGTTGCGATAGTTCGGATTCATAACGGGTCCAATCGATACGACTGTCGTTCCAAAGAGACGGAACGATATTTCGACCTAACATAAGAGCGAAGAAGGGCGTTGCCAAGGCACGGAACGCACCACATTGGCGATTCTTGCTGCTTGGTTTACAAAAATCAGACAATCGGGCCGCATTCACGTCCAATACGTTCCTCGACTGCCGCAGCAAGTGCGAAATCATACCCCGGTAAAACATGATCGAAGAGCGCAAAGTGCCGTTCTATTGTCACACCTTCGGGAATACCGCTTAGCGGCCAAAATGGCAAAGCAGCCAGTTTATCATTTTTAAAAAGCGCGGGCAGAACAAGAAGCGCTTCGCGCTGCCGGGAGCCTAACGCCTCACCGCCATGCGCGGAAAGAAAGTCTGCAATCACCTGGCGACCGGGCGCGGCAACCTCATAAGATATCTTTCCAGTATTTCGTAAGCGGAAGCGTCCATCCCATATGCAAGTTTTATCCGCGTTAAGCGGATTGACCGGGAGATTTCGCCTTTCTCTGCCAAACCGGTGTGGAAGATCAGCTTTGCCCTGCGCAATCAACGCACCAAGCATCGTTAATTTTTCCGTCTTCCCCTCGCCTGCGAGAAGGCGGGCAATCCGCAAACGCTCGGCGTGCCCTGGCAGAAAACGCCGTCCACCTGCAACGGATGTGACCACGCCCGAAAAAAGCGCCTGAACCGTCTCCGGTAAAGCCGCATAGATCGCGGGATCGATTTCCATAGCCCCGCAATCATCTATGCGAAGGCTGTTCGGGTCAGCCAGAGCCGCGACCAGCGCGGCATTATCCCGTTTGCGTGCGGCGCGCGCCAGTGCGATCTGCGCAAGAACAATCTGTCCATCCGCTTTAGCAGCGCCACCCAGTCGCACACGCGGACGCTCATAATCGGTGTTGCTGTTGCTTGGGTCGTCAATCCACGAAATGGCCTTTTTCTGCAACACCTCACGCAAAGCCTGCCGCGACACGCTCAGCAGTGGCCGGATCAGTTCGGCCGAGTCCTCAAGTCGCATGCCTTCGAGCCAGGAGCGTGCGGCCATCGCGGCAAGCCCTCTTGCTTCAGCGTGGTGACTGCGCTCCTTGCGCATCAAGAATGTCTCAATCTGATCGTCCTGCGTATGGCCGGTGACAATGATTTGTGCGCCAGCCTCGCGTGCTGCCTCCATCAGCAGGCGATATCGTGCATTGCGCGCGCCAGCCAAGAGTCCCTTTGAGGGCTTGGGATCGTTCCAGGTGACGATCCGGTGAGCGATGCCATGCTTATCGCACAGGACACCCACATTTTCCGCCTCGCGCGTTGATTCCTCGCGCAGGCGATGGTCCACCGTCACAGCTATAAGCGAAGGCGGATGTTCCAGACTTGCCAGATAGTCCTTCAACAAGAACAGCATCGCCAGCGAATCACTGCCGCCGGATACCGCAGCAATAATCGCTTTCGCGCCTTCCATTTCGAATGGCTGGAAAATATCTATCGGGGAAAGCCCCACGAATTTACCCCGCAATCAGCACTTCACACGAGCACGTTCTTCTGAAACGCGTTTGAGTATGGCAGGAGCCGCTTTGGGATAGCGCTGCGGAATCTGCTGGAAAGTCGCGCAGGCGACATCATGATTGTCCATTTTTTCCAGCGTCATGCCCAGCTTGAACATGTTCTCTGCTGCGCGACGCGAATCGGGATAATCGCGTTGAGTGTCGATGAAAACGGTAGCCGCTTCGGAGTAACGCCCCTGCCCGTAAAGCGATTCGCCGAGCCAGAAACGGGCTTCCGCCGTTTGCGGATCTGCCGGATATTGCTTTACGTGCTGGCGAAAGCCGGATTCTGCGGCCTTGTAATCCCCTGACATCAAATACTGATAAGAGGCTTCGTAGAGTGTTTTCGGATTATCGACAGTTGGCAGCGAAGCAACGGATGTATTGTCCTGCCCTGTTCTCTGTCCCACCCCTGTCTGCCCGCTGGACGCGTTGGAACCGGGTGCAGAATTCATAGTTTCGCCGATTACATTGCCATTGGTATCAAAGCGGATAGAGCCGAGCGTGTGCGGTGGTTCACCACCTGCGGATTCACCCTGCGCAGCAGTCCCAGAACCAATAGCAACGGAATCGGCGCCCTGTGGGGCGCCGGAACTGGCGAGAGCCTGATCGCTCCCGCCCGCTTCTTCAATGGGACGCGCGCCTGCATCAGCGCGCTTTCCCGTTTCAAGTGCCTCAAAGCGTCGTTCATAGTTTTCCTGCAGTTTCTGCATTTGATCCTGCAGTTCGAGGATCTGGAAATTCATCGCCTCCACGCGCATACCAAGTGTTGCGACCACATCAGCCGGGTTCGCCATGCCCTGTGCACAAAGATTTGCACCCGCTGGTTCTGCAGCCGACGCGAACTGTCCTGC from Brucella sp. BE17 encodes:
- the glmM gene encoding phosphoglucosamine mutase; the protein is MTRKYFGTDGIRGQANSFPMTPDIAMKVGMAVGHIFRNSGQTSRVVIGKDTRRSGYMLENALVAGFTAAGMDVFLLGPIPTPAVAMLCRSLRADIGVMISASHNPFYDNGIKLFGPDGFKLSDALEQEIERRIEGDLSSLLASHGAIGKAKRVDGDIYRYIEFAKRTLPRNISLAGLRIVIDCANGAGYKVAPAALWELGAEVITINDEPNGININEDCGSTHPIGLMKKVHEVRADVGIALDGDADRVLLVDETGTVIDGDQLMAVIAESWAKSDRLTGGGIVATIMSNLGLERFLADHHLTLARTKVGDRYVVEHMREHGFNVGGEQSGHIVLSDFATTGDGLISALQILAVVQEIGKPLSEVCRRFEPVPQLLKNVRTSGGKPLENKNVKSAIDEAQERLGKQGRLVIRPSGTEPLIRVMAEGDDRALVEKVVNDIVDVISSIRTAA
- the ftsH gene encoding ATP-dependent zinc metalloprotease FtsH, whose product is MNPNYRNFALWAIIALLLIALFNLFQSPGQRANSREVSYSQFIDDVSNGRVKSVTITGERISGTYADNGSTFQTYSPGDTGLVSRLEEKKIAITARPESDGSSSLIGILLSWLPMILILGVWIFFMRQMQGGSRGAMGFGKSKAKLLTEAHGRVTFQDVAGVEEAKQDLEEIVEFLRDPQKFQRLGGKIPRGVLLVGPPGTGKTLLARSVAGEANVPFFTISGSDFVEMFVGVGASRVRDMFEQAKKNAPCIIFIDEIDAVGRHRGAGLGGGNDEREQTLNQLLVEMDGFEANESIILIAATNRPDVLDPALLRPGRFDRQVVVPNPDIVGREQILKVHVRNVPLAPNVDLRVVARGTPGFSGADLANLVNEAALMAARRNKRIVTMQEFEDAKDKIMMGAERRSAMTQEEKANTAYHEAGHAIVAINVPKSDPVHKATIIPRGRALGMVMQLPEGDRYSASYTWMVSRLAIMMGGRVAEELKFGKENITSGASSDIQQATKLARSMVTQWGFSDKLGRVAYGDNQEEVFLGHSVSRTQNVSEETAQIIDAEVRRLIDEAYAEATRVLTEKKDDWIALAEGLLEYETLSGDEIKELIAGNKPSRDQGNDTPSRGSGVPKAGKPRKRKTGDQGGEPGMEPNPQPQ
- the tilS gene encoding tRNA lysidine(34) synthetase TilS; its protein translation is MGLSPIDIFQPFEMEGAKAIIAAVSGGSDSLAMLFLLKDYLASLEHPPSLIAVTVDHRLREESTREAENVGVLCDKHGIAHRIVTWNDPKPSKGLLAGARNARYRLLMEAAREAGAQIIVTGHTQDDQIETFLMRKERSHHAEARGLAAMAARSWLEGMRLEDSAELIRPLLSVSRQALREVLQKKAISWIDDPSNSNTDYERPRVRLGGAAKADGQIVLAQIALARAARKRDNAALVAALADPNSLRIDDCGAMEIDPAIYAALPETVQALFSGVVTSVAGGRRFLPGHAERLRIARLLAGEGKTEKLTMLGALIAQGKADLPHRFGRERRNLPVNPLNADKTCIWDGRFRLRNTGKISYEVAAPGRQVIADFLSAHGGEALGSRQREALLVLPALFKNDKLAALPFWPLSGIPEGVTIERHFALFDHVLPGYDFALAAAVEERIGRECGPIV
- the ybgF gene encoding tol-pal system protein YbgF, producing MRKPMRKVTLAIAMLPLLTVAPAMAASVSSQQGGVQLAQAGDASMNQFTQQVCNLAHQNAQSYSRILQLRDRLIKIERDNEARFLVLEKDIGGASSRVNVGSTAILDDVMQGGGGGGQNGAYQSPGMMQELVRNLTGKVEDVDAQIAFTNDQLQKTQEDNEFRFEELEKKKGVTSQGPSGAGQFASAAEPAGANLCAQGMANPADVVATLGMRVEAMNFQILELQDQMQKLQENYERRFEALETGKRADAGARPIEEAGGSDQALASSGAPQGADSVAIGSGTAAQGESAGGEPPHTLGSIRFDTNGNVIGETMNSAPGSNASSGQTGVGQRTGQDNTSVASLPTVDNPKTLYEASYQYLMSGDYKAAESGFRQHVKQYPADPQTAEARFWLGESLYGQGRYSEAATVFIDTQRDYPDSRRAAENMFKLGMTLEKMDNHDVACATFQQIPQRYPKAAPAILKRVSEERARVKC